One region of Gemmatimonadota bacterium genomic DNA includes:
- a CDS encoding pyrroloquinoline quinone-dependent dehydrogenase codes for MSSCTGDAGQTGDASQKEWRAYAGDHASTKYAPLAVIDRHNVTDLEVAWRWDSIDNAILEADSTLRVFVNEATPLKVGGVLYTSTALSQVAAIDAATGETIWSFDPGTWKEGTPANVGFVHRGVSYWEEGEDKRILYATGDAWLIALDAGTGEPVPGFGDNGRVDLTKGLRRPVDRSLYAVSSPPAIVRGTVVVGATVLDSFAVDRMPDAAMPPGDVRGFDVRTGEQKWVFQTIPQEGEYGNDTWLDESWKTAGSTNVWTWMSADEELGYVYLPVSTPTNDFYGGHRLGDNLFAESLVCVNAETGERVWHFQTVHHGIWDYDLPAAPILVDITVDGREIKAAVQVTKQGFTFVFDRVTGEPVWPIEERETPPSTVPGETASPTQPFPTRPAAFERQGLTEDDLIDFTPELRQAALDAIAEYDHGPLFTPPTTRGVIAVPGLVGGASWSGAAVNPETGMLYVPSYSLPAIMTVNASEEEDAPYSYTGRFAYGPTVMDGLPVIKPPYGRITAIDLNTGEHVWMSPVGSGPRNHPALEGLDLAPLGWDRRTFPLLTPSLLFAAQMGIVLDRQVSDRGNAMTYDSESNEAFLRAFDPDNGDLIAEIPLPGNATGNPMTYMEGGKQYVAVPIGGASERAELVVLGLP; via the coding sequence ATGTCGTCCTGTACCGGCGACGCCGGTCAGACGGGCGACGCCTCCCAGAAGGAATGGCGCGCGTACGCCGGAGACCACGCGAGCACCAAGTACGCGCCCCTGGCCGTGATCGACCGGCATAACGTGACGGACCTCGAGGTCGCGTGGCGCTGGGATTCCATCGACAACGCCATCCTGGAGGCGGATTCGACCCTGCGTGTATTCGTGAACGAGGCGACGCCGCTCAAGGTCGGCGGCGTGCTGTACACGAGTACGGCCCTGAGCCAGGTGGCGGCCATCGACGCGGCCACGGGGGAAACGATATGGTCGTTCGACCCCGGGACGTGGAAGGAGGGTACGCCCGCGAACGTGGGTTTCGTCCATCGTGGCGTGTCCTACTGGGAGGAGGGCGAAGACAAGCGTATCCTCTATGCCACGGGTGACGCCTGGCTCATTGCGCTGGACGCGGGAACGGGCGAACCGGTCCCGGGCTTCGGCGACAACGGCCGCGTGGACCTGACGAAGGGCCTGCGCCGTCCCGTCGACCGGAGCCTCTACGCCGTTTCGAGTCCGCCTGCGATCGTCCGCGGGACAGTCGTGGTGGGGGCGACGGTGCTGGATTCCTTCGCCGTCGACCGGATGCCCGACGCAGCCATGCCGCCGGGTGACGTGCGCGGGTTCGACGTGCGGACAGGTGAACAGAAATGGGTGTTCCAGACCATTCCGCAGGAGGGTGAGTACGGCAACGATACCTGGCTGGACGAGTCCTGGAAGACCGCGGGCAGCACGAACGTGTGGACGTGGATGAGCGCGGACGAGGAACTCGGCTACGTCTATCTACCGGTCAGCACGCCTACCAACGACTTCTACGGCGGCCACCGGCTGGGCGACAATCTCTTCGCCGAGAGTCTGGTCTGCGTCAATGCAGAAACCGGCGAACGGGTCTGGCACTTCCAGACCGTGCATCACGGCATATGGGACTACGATCTGCCCGCCGCGCCGATCCTGGTGGACATCACGGTGGACGGCCGTGAGATCAAGGCGGCGGTCCAGGTCACCAAGCAGGGGTTCACCTTCGTCTTCGACCGGGTAACCGGAGAGCCGGTCTGGCCGATCGAGGAACGGGAGACGCCGCCGTCCACGGTACCCGGAGAAACCGCCTCGCCTACGCAGCCCTTCCCGACGAGACCGGCGGCCTTCGAGCGCCAGGGGCTGACGGAAGACGACCTCATCGATTTCACGCCTGAACTGCGCCAGGCGGCCCTGGACGCGATCGCGGAATACGACCATGGTCCGCTTTTCACGCCGCCGACCACAAGAGGCGTGATCGCGGTGCCCGGACTGGTGGGCGGCGCGAGTTGGTCGGGGGCGGCCGTGAACCCGGAGACGGGCATGCTGTACGTGCCGTCCTACAGCCTGCCGGCCATCATGACCGTAAACGCGTCGGAGGAGGAGGACGCGCCCTATTCGTACACCGGCCGGTTCGCTTACGGACCCACCGTCATGGACGGCCTGCCGGTGATCAAACCGCCCTATGGCCGCATCACCGCCATCGATCTGAACACGGGCGAGCACGTGTGGATGAGTCCAGTGGGCAGCGGACCTCGTAACCACCCGGCCCTGGAAGGCCTGGACCTGGCGCCCCTGGGGTGGGACCGCCGCACCTTCCCGCTGCTGACCCCGTCTTTGCTTTTCGCCGCCCAGATGGGGATCGTGCTGGACCGGCAGGTGTCGGACCGCGGCAACGCCATGACCTACGATTCCGAGAGCAACGAGGCGTTCCTGCGAGCCTTCGATCCGGATAACGGCGATCTGATCGCGGAAATCCCCCTTCCCGGCAATGCGACGGGCAATCCCATGACCTATATGGAGGGTGGCAAGCAGTACGTCGCCGTACCGATAGGCGGGGCGTCGGAAAGGGCGGAACTGGTGGTGCTGGGCCTGCCGTAA
- a CDS encoding mandelate racemase/muconate lactonizing enzyme family protein — translation MKITAIKTFAGYFKNRSRGLVKVETDEGLYGWGEAYSIGPDKSVEPIADYIFEMIKGEDPRRVEYIMLKLFQQFRFPPGGTGLAVMSAVDHALWDISGKAAGLPVYMLLGGTVRDRVRVYHSVGGNAGEASDQAHELHDRWGFTAFKTSPYQVDIEAVRWGRVCSAAARFFEDVRDRTPDEWEFAFDPHARIFEPVRALQLANALAPCDPYFYEEPLRPEHIPAWARLRSQMQVPLATGESLYTRFEFLDLMAAHGADIIQPDICVCGGLLEMRKIAAIAEAHYVSIAPHNPMGPLATAVNVHFAAATPNFKILEYGLPVGTEWEQCIADPYLPEDGYLLLRDRPGLGIEIDEEALKDNKIVHWQRTCTIRPDGSTSYI, via the coding sequence ATGAAAATCACCGCCATCAAAACATTTGCCGGATACTTCAAAAACCGTTCGCGCGGACTGGTCAAGGTGGAGACGGACGAGGGGCTGTACGGCTGGGGGGAAGCCTACTCGATCGGTCCCGACAAGTCCGTGGAACCCATTGCCGACTATATCTTCGAAATGATCAAGGGGGAAGATCCCAGGCGCGTCGAATACATCATGCTGAAGCTGTTCCAGCAGTTTCGCTTTCCACCGGGCGGTACGGGTCTGGCGGTCATGTCCGCCGTCGATCACGCTCTTTGGGATATCAGTGGAAAAGCCGCCGGGCTTCCGGTCTACATGCTTCTTGGCGGCACCGTCAGGGACCGCGTTCGGGTGTATCACAGCGTCGGCGGAAACGCAGGCGAAGCATCTGACCAGGCGCACGAACTGCATGACCGATGGGGATTTACGGCCTTTAAGACGAGTCCCTACCAGGTAGATATCGAGGCCGTACGGTGGGGCCGGGTCTGCAGCGCCGCCGCGCGGTTTTTTGAGGATGTAAGGGACCGCACGCCCGACGAATGGGAATTCGCCTTCGATCCCCACGCCCGGATTTTCGAGCCGGTCAGGGCGCTGCAACTCGCCAACGCCCTGGCGCCCTGCGATCCGTATTTCTACGAAGAGCCCCTGCGTCCCGAACACATTCCCGCGTGGGCACGGTTGCGGTCGCAGATGCAGGTACCGCTTGCTACCGGTGAATCGCTCTACACACGGTTCGAGTTCCTGGACCTCATGGCAGCCCACGGCGCCGATATCATACAGCCGGACATCTGCGTCTGCGGAGGATTGCTGGAGATGCGCAAGATCGCTGCTATCGCCGAAGCGCACTACGTATCCATCGCCCCACACAATCCCATGGGTCCGCTGGCCACGGCCGTCAACGTGCACTTCGCGGCGGCCACACCCAATTTCAAGATACTCGAATACGGCCTTCCCGTGGGTACGGAATGGGAACAGTGTATCGCCGATCCATATCTTCCCGAGGATGGCTACCTGTTGTTGCGCGATCGTCCCGGGCTGGGTATCGAAATCGACGAGGAGGCGCTGAAAGACAATAAGATCGTGCACTGGCAGCGGACATGTACCATTCGTCCTGACGGGTCGACGTCCTACATCTGA
- a CDS encoding 2'-5' RNA ligase family protein, producing MGYAIELFYDDASERAVRDIWDGLGTALGQPSLSELGARPHVSLAVYGDDLDTNDFPERLLEFARSIDPFDFTLSSLGTFAGQEGVVFLAPVVTRRLLEVHAQFHEVFSKHDNAGMGYYLPGNWVPHCTIAIDLSADEVIEAVAYGREVFQPISGQFREIGLVEFRPVKERFTCALG from the coding sequence ATGGGTTACGCGATTGAACTGTTTTATGACGATGCGAGCGAACGGGCCGTTCGCGATATCTGGGACGGTCTGGGCACGGCCCTGGGACAACCCTCGCTGTCGGAACTCGGTGCCCGGCCTCACGTTTCCCTCGCGGTCTACGGCGACGACCTCGACACGAATGATTTCCCGGAGCGGCTGCTCGAATTCGCGCGATCCATCGATCCATTCGACTTCACATTGAGCAGCCTGGGGACTTTCGCCGGCCAGGAGGGGGTGGTGTTCCTTGCACCCGTAGTAACTCGCCGGTTGCTGGAAGTCCACGCGCAATTTCACGAGGTGTTTTCGAAACATGATAACGCGGGCATGGGCTACTACCTGCCCGGCAACTGGGTGCCGCACTGCACGATCGCCATCGACCTGTCGGCGGACGAAGTGATTGAGGCCGTGGCGTACGGTCGTGAGGTCTTCCAACCGATTTCGGGACAGTTCCGTGAGATCGGACTGGTGGAATTCCGACCCGTGAAGGAACGGTTTACCTGTGCACTCGGTTAG
- a CDS encoding UDP-N-acetylglucosamine 1-carboxyvinyltransferase, giving the protein MASLIVEGGKPLSGTVVPSGNKNAVLPILCATLLTDETVTIRNVPDITDVQKIVTFLEALGSRIDWDRDAGSLQVNNAGFHDDTGEVALPEGMRSALLLLPGLLHRTRSIRFANVKGCALGVREIDPHVDVLRALGGRIVSEDPIEFELNGRFRGDRIWQDYVSVTGTENFIMAAVLGEGKSTLVNAACEPNVQDLCHFLNTLGARIEGIGANVLHIQGVDRLGGGTVEITPDHHEITTFLAVGAMTGGEVRVEQAIPHHFDLINRCFRKLGVTVEYEGDTALVRNGQPHRIENPFTSNILAKIEAAPWPYLPADLLPLMIPLAIRAEGSIMFWNKVYEGAFFWISELVKFGAHAVINDPHRIIVFGNRPLQPATVEAPYIIRAAVALYMTAASIPGTSVINGAESINRAHPNFVENLRALGAEVSWDGLEEELG; this is encoded by the coding sequence ATGGCCAGTCTGATCGTCGAAGGCGGTAAACCCCTCTCCGGCACGGTCGTTCCGTCCGGCAACAAGAACGCCGTGCTGCCCATTCTCTGCGCTACCCTGCTGACCGACGAGACGGTGACGATCCGGAACGTGCCGGACATCACCGACGTGCAGAAAATCGTCACGTTCCTCGAGGCCCTGGGCTCCCGGATCGACTGGGACCGGGACGCCGGTTCGCTTCAGGTCAACAACGCAGGATTCCATGACGACACGGGCGAGGTGGCCCTGCCGGAAGGCATGCGTTCCGCCCTGCTCCTCCTGCCCGGCCTGCTGCACCGCACCCGGTCCATCCGCTTCGCGAACGTCAAGGGATGCGCCCTCGGCGTGCGGGAGATCGACCCGCACGTGGACGTACTGCGCGCGCTGGGAGGCCGCATCGTATCGGAAGATCCCATAGAATTCGAGCTGAACGGCCGGTTCAGGGGCGACCGGATCTGGCAGGATTACGTTTCGGTGACCGGGACCGAGAACTTCATCATGGCCGCGGTCCTGGGCGAGGGCAAATCGACCCTGGTCAACGCGGCGTGCGAGCCCAACGTGCAGGACCTGTGCCATTTCCTCAACACCCTCGGGGCAAGGATCGAGGGCATCGGGGCGAACGTCCTGCACATACAGGGCGTGGACCGTCTCGGCGGCGGCACGGTGGAGATCACGCCCGACCATCACGAGATTACGACGTTCCTGGCCGTGGGCGCCATGACGGGCGGCGAAGTGCGGGTCGAGCAGGCCATACCCCATCATTTCGACCTGATCAACCGCTGCTTCAGGAAACTGGGCGTAACCGTCGAATACGAGGGCGATACCGCGCTGGTGCGGAACGGCCAGCCACACCGGATCGAGAACCCCTTCACGTCCAATATCCTGGCCAAGATCGAGGCCGCGCCCTGGCCCTACCTGCCCGCCGACCTCCTGCCCCTGATGATCCCCCTGGCCATCCGGGCCGAGGGATCGATCATGTTCTGGAACAAGGTGTACGAAGGCGCCTTCTTCTGGATCTCGGAACTGGTCAAGTTCGGTGCCCACGCGGTCATCAACGACCCCCACCGCATCATCGTCTTCGGTAACCGTCCCCTTCAGCCGGCCACCGTGGAGGCGCCCTACATCATCCGGGCGGCCGTGGCCCTGTACATGACCGCCGCGAGTATTCCGGGCACCAGCGTCATCAACGGCGCGGAGTCCATCAACCGGGCCCATCCGAATTTCGTGGAGAACCTGCGCGCCCTGGGTGCGGAAGTGTCGTGGGACGGGTTGGAAGAGGAATTAGGGTAG
- a CDS encoding aminotransferase class V-fold PLP-dependent enzyme codes for MSVSRREFMGVVSTAALAGAAGLACSDESNQAPADVSAAPPTGDDPLGVRADFPVASDNLYLNTPYIGPSPQPAVDKTIEFLAAKSRDPVSLRAMLDEEEAVREKFSRLIRAQLGEIGLVSSTSEGENIVVNSLDLKAGDNVVIDDLHYMTSFVMYSQLAETLGIETRIVRNVDGVASPDSFAEMVDENTKLVSVAWISNRNGYRHDLKTLADVAHASGAYLYADAVQGVGMVDLDVGPTGVDFLTTGSYKWLLGGFGVAPFYVRESVMDVVKPDRLGWRMVDERLPDYQYTIYTDARKFGYATPAFAAIYQLSGSLDYLLNVGTDRIEQHTVALAHRLHAGLTEQGFEVFTPPGNQSAIVSFNHGADQEVIEKQLNDTGVWLSFRENNAQIRVGPAMFNNEQDIDAFLDITKGWRETAS; via the coding sequence ATGTCCGTATCGAGACGGGAGTTCATGGGCGTCGTGTCCACGGCCGCCCTCGCCGGCGCCGCCGGACTCGCATGCAGCGACGAATCGAACCAGGCCCCGGCGGATGTCAGCGCCGCGCCGCCCACCGGCGACGATCCCCTGGGCGTTCGCGCGGACTTTCCGGTCGCCAGCGATAACCTTTACCTGAATACGCCCTACATCGGTCCGTCGCCCCAGCCCGCGGTGGACAAGACCATCGAGTTCCTCGCGGCCAAGTCCCGCGATCCCGTCAGTTTGCGCGCCATGCTCGATGAAGAGGAAGCCGTGCGGGAAAAGTTCTCGCGCCTTATCCGGGCACAGTTGGGCGAGATCGGGCTGGTGTCCTCCACCAGCGAGGGCGAGAACATCGTGGTCAACTCCCTGGACCTGAAGGCCGGCGACAACGTGGTGATCGACGATCTTCACTACATGACGTCGTTTGTGATGTACAGCCAGCTGGCCGAGACCCTGGGCATCGAAACGCGCATCGTCCGGAACGTGGACGGTGTGGCTTCGCCCGATTCCTTCGCCGAGATGGTGGACGAGAACACGAAGCTGGTTTCCGTGGCCTGGATCTCCAACCGGAACGGCTATCGCCACGATCTGAAGACCCTGGCGGACGTGGCCCATGCTAGCGGCGCCTACCTGTACGCGGATGCCGTCCAGGGGGTCGGCATGGTCGATCTCGACGTCGGACCGACCGGGGTCGATTTCCTCACCACGGGGTCGTACAAGTGGCTACTCGGCGGCTTCGGCGTGGCGCCGTTCTACGTGCGGGAATCGGTGATGGACGTGGTGAAGCCCGACCGCCTGGGTTGGAGAATGGTGGACGAAAGGCTCCCCGACTACCAGTACACGATTTACACCGATGCCAGGAAGTTCGGATACGCCACCCCGGCCTTCGCCGCGATCTACCAGCTTTCCGGGTCGCTGGATTACCTGCTGAACGTGGGCACCGACCGGATCGAGCAGCACACGGTCGCCCTGGCGCACCGCCTGCACGCCGGATTGACCGAGCAGGGGTTCGAGGTCTTTACTCCGCCCGGCAACCAGTCCGCCATCGTTTCCTTCAACCACGGCGCCGACCAGGAGGTGATTGAAAAGCAGCTCAACGACACGGGGGTCTGGTTGTCCTTCCGGGAGAACAACGCCCAGATCCGCGTGGGTCCCGCCATGTTCAACAACGAGCAGGATATCGACGCCTTTCTGGACATCACGAAGGGCTGGAGGGAGACCGCCAGCTAG
- a CDS encoding SMP-30/gluconolactonase/LRE family protein: MSLRNTFPLIGLLLASPLHAQEVDPPFGDPEFISPDARLEMVFNEGLALTESPAEGPDGMIYFSDITFTTSAGTDGIQAGHIWRYDPKTGETTIYRSPSGMSNGLKFDAQDRLIAAEGADQGGRRVTRTDMETGKAYIIAHEYEGRPFNAPNDVAIDERGRVYFSDPKYIGGESVEQPVMAVYRIDTDGSIHRIITDAGKPNGVVVSPDQQTLYVVSNDNGSIDLGKITLDIPVHKGRMALLAYDLHEDGSATFRSVLVDYLPEDGPDGLVVDVEGNLYVSERDVTRPGIAIRAPDGTEKAFIPTGVLPTNVGFGRGENSKILYITAGTGLYRIPVMKDGYHLPRE, translated from the coding sequence ATGTCTTTGCGTAACACATTCCCACTGATCGGCCTGTTGCTCGCCTCACCCCTCCACGCCCAGGAAGTCGATCCGCCCTTCGGCGATCCGGAATTCATCTCGCCCGACGCCCGCCTGGAGATGGTGTTCAATGAAGGCCTGGCCCTGACGGAGAGTCCCGCCGAGGGTCCGGACGGGATGATCTACTTCAGCGACATCACCTTCACCACGTCCGCAGGTACGGATGGCATACAGGCCGGGCACATTTGGCGCTATGACCCGAAAACGGGCGAGACCACTATTTATCGTTCGCCGAGCGGGATGTCCAACGGCCTCAAATTCGACGCCCAGGACCGGCTCATCGCCGCGGAAGGCGCCGACCAGGGCGGACGGCGGGTGACAAGGACGGATATGGAGACGGGGAAGGCATATATAATCGCCCACGAGTACGAAGGGCGGCCGTTCAACGCCCCGAATGACGTGGCCATCGACGAGCGGGGCCGGGTCTACTTCAGCGATCCCAAGTACATCGGCGGCGAATCGGTGGAACAGCCCGTGATGGCCGTGTACCGCATCGACACGGACGGCTCGATCCACCGGATCATCACCGACGCGGGCAAGCCGAACGGCGTGGTGGTCTCTCCCGACCAGCAGACCCTATACGTGGTCAGCAACGACAACGGTTCCATCGACCTCGGCAAGATCACCCTGGACATCCCCGTGCATAAGGGACGCATGGCCCTGCTGGCCTACGACCTGCACGAGGACGGATCCGCCACCTTCCGGAGCGTCCTCGTGGATTACCTGCCCGAGGACGGACCCGACGGCCTGGTCGTCGACGTCGAAGGCAACCTGTACGTGTCCGAGCGCGACGTGACCCGGCCGGGCATCGCCATCCGCGCGCCGGACGGGACCGAAAAGGCCTTCATCCCCACCGGCGTGCTGCCCACCAACGTGGGTTTCGGACGGGGCGAGAACAGCAAGATCCTGTACATCACCGCGGGTACCGGGCTCTACCGGATCCCCGTGATGAAGGACGGCTACCATCTTCCGCGGGAGTAA